In Zingiber officinale cultivar Zhangliang chromosome 8B, Zo_v1.1, whole genome shotgun sequence, a single genomic region encodes these proteins:
- the LOC122017907 gene encoding uncharacterized protein LOC122017907: MVLEGHPQTKVEIGIPSNDSCAPAAAAIKSSKRSRLNKTPQRGLGVAQLERLRCLEEQHKNAGDASSSLDPSQPFGLSPPPRPVTDAAAVNEQQRPHQQQPPGFSPTLWDAVDLNDDPSVKKIETPFFSSNARSANLVYMKRQQRPPTELVNSSSTFLMSPGVNQPMEPPSNQNTSNNYDLLSCWRDQGKNLVEIVGNKLSHPSHLDNPTAYYPQNPLLSRDDYWPPIPYTCRKRSDGCSSTNDSNLGKHEFQAIRGTTSTSFMDMRSSDSYSEKRNKEGCRGNDGVRFSLGSVSTSSSRSIGNPAYRQYDCPNFGLQHNQKSSDNVSSSNGVLFYNFLPPGPTRNEKRASEMREPLAGGIDLDLKL, translated from the exons GGTCATCCCCAGACCAAGGTTGAGATCGGCATTCCATCGAACGATTCGTGCGCGCCGGCGGCGGCAGCGATCAAGTCCTCAAAGAGGAGCAGGCTGAATAAGACCCCTCAGCGCGGCCTCGGGGTCGCGCAATTGGAGCGTCTCCGCTGCCTCGAAGAGCAGCACAAGAACGCCGGCGACGCTTCTTCCTCCTTGGACCCCTCACAGCCTTTTGGACTCTCGCCGCCGCCACGGCCTGTAACCGATGCCGCCGCCGTGAATGAGCAGCAACGGCCGCACCAGCAACAGCCGCCAGGATTTTCCCCGACGCTTTGGGATGCTGTCGATCTTAACGATGATCCTTCAGTGAAGAAAATCGAAACCCCTTTTTTCAGTAGCAATGCCCGATCGGCAAACTTGGTCTACATGAAGCGGCAACAGCGACCGCCAACTGAACTG GTGAATTCTTCTTCGACATTTCTCATGTCACCTGGAGTGAATCAGCCTATGGAGCCCCCTTCAAACCAAAACACCTCTAACAATTACGACTTGCTTTCTTGTTGGAGAGATCAGGGAAAG AATTTAGTAGAAATAGTTGGCAACAAGCTGTCTCACCCTTCTCACCTCGACAATCCCACGGCCTATTACCCTCAAAATCCTTTGCTCTCCAGAGACGATTACTGGCCACCAATTCCGTACACTTGCCGAAAAAGGTCAGATGGATGCTCGTCGACAAATGACAGTAATTTGGGAAAACATGAATTCCAAGCTATTAG AGGAACCACTTCAACTTCCTTCATGGACATGAGGAGTTCGGATAGTTATAGTGAGAAAAGGAACAAAGAAGGTTGCAGGGGTAATGATGGTGTTCGTTTTAGCTTAGGTTCGGTCTCCACATCGAGTTCGCGATCTATTGGCAACCCTGCATATCGTCAGTATGATTGTCCTAATTTTGGATTGCAACATAATCAG AAAAGCTCGGACAATGTCTCTTCATCTAATGGAGTACTGTTCTATAATTTCCTGCCTCCTGGTCCAACTAGAAATGAGAAAAGAGCATCTGAGATGAGAGAACCACTAGCTGGTGGCATTGATCTCGACCTGAAACTTTAG